A single genomic interval of Juglans regia cultivar Chandler chromosome 1, Walnut 2.0, whole genome shotgun sequence harbors:
- the LOC108991116 gene encoding disease resistance protein RUN1-like: protein MVGIFGVGGIGKTTIAKAVYNRISSKFEGSCFLKNIRETSKTEYGLVQLQETLLSNILGAPLVHDIGLIDRGINVIKNRLRSKRVFLILDDVDDWGQLKALAGNRDWFGLGSRIIITTRDQNLLSNHEVDATYEVEELNHYEALKLFSLCAIEREKPLDHKYFELSKRIIRYAGGLPLALEVLGLDLRGRSIHEWESALKDCKRIPHKKIQKILRMSYDDLRESEKNIFLDIACFFKGENVDYVVKILDSCGLNPNIGIKKLMDECLIAIDACNKFEMHDLLQDMGREIVREESPKEPGGRSRLWYHEDIRHVLEENTGTNQIEGMLIDLSKEDLICLSSEAFVKMKNLRYFINRNACFYETPSYLSNELRVLICNRYPSQSLPYNFQGKKMVDLRITCSLLKELGVGLQNFQKLTIMDFSHSEFLTKIPDLSWIPNLEWLDFANCTNLVEVHASVGSLNKLEHLSFARCTKLTSLPTSLKFRYLKCLWVEGCLRLQNFPEIEFEREYLGFLSLANTDIKELPLSIGHLSRLLELDLRSCKNLDDFYSIDLPKLMHHRARNEEDRCTIEQFNQMHPPTFDGRGDPTLAEDWIPDIEELTGEAKRWWISERTIREADGRGVVSWPHSKQLFFDRFFPRSIRDARAKDFADLVQGTMMVHQYAARYVELSRFALYLIPDEEKKT, encoded by the exons ATGGTAGGGATCTTCGGAGTTGGTGGAATTGGAAAGACAACTATTGCGAAAGCAGTATATAATAGGATTTCTTCTAAATTTGAAGGTAGTTGCTTCTTAAAAAACATCAGAGAAACTTCAAAGACCGAGTATGGTCTGGTCCAACTACAAGAGACTCTTCTCTCTAATATCCTAGGAGCACCTTTGGTTCATGATATTGGCCTCATTGACAGAGGAATCAATGTGATAAAGAATAGACTTCGATCTAAAAGAGTATTTTtaattcttgatgatgtggatgatTGGGGACAATTGAAAGCTTTGGCCGGAAATCGTGATTGGTTTGGTTTAGGAAGTAGAATCATTATAACAACAAGGGATCAAAATTTACTGAGTAATCATGAAGTTGATGCAACATATGAAGTGGAGGAATTGAACCATTATGAAGCTCTAAAGCTATTTAGTTTGTGTGCCATTGAAAGAGAGAAACCGCTTGATCATAAGTACTTCGAACTTTCCAAACGTATAATACGTTATGCAGGGGGCCTTCCTTTAGCTTTGGAAGTGCTTGGTTTGGATCTACGTGGTAGAAGTATACATGAATGGGAAAGTGCTTTGAAAGATTGCAAAAGAATTCCTCACaagaagattcaaaaaatacttAGAATGAGCTATGATGATTTGCGTGAAAGTgagaagaatatttttcttgacatTGCATGTTTCTTTAAGGGAGAGAACGTAGATTATGTTGTGAAAATATTGGATAGTTGTGGTTTAAATCCAaatattggaataaaaaaacTGATGGATGAGTGTCTCATTGCCATTGATGCTTGTAATAAATTTGAGATGCATGATTTGCTACAAGATATGGGTAGAGAAATTGTTCGAGAAGAATCACCTAAAGAGCCCGGTGGACGTAGTAGATTGTGGTATCATGAAGATATTCGCCATGTACTTGAAGAAAATACG GGAACAAACCAAATTGAAGGCATGCTGATAGATTTATCTAAAGAAGACTTGATATGCTTGAGTTCGGAGGCATTCGTGAAGATGAAAAACCTGAGATATTTCATAAATCGTAATGCATGCTTCTATGAGACTCCTAGTTATCTTTCTAACGAGTTAAGAGTACTTATTTGCAACAGATATCCATCGCAATCATTGCCATATAATTTTCAAGGAAAGAAAATGGTTGATCTTAGAATAACGTGTAGCCTCCTCAAGGAATTGGGAGTGGGATTGCAG AATTTCCAAAAGTTGACCATAATGGACTTCTCTCATTCTGAATTTCTGACAAAAATCCCCGATCTTTCTTGGATTCCAAATTTAGAGTGGTTGGATTTTGCTAATTGTACAAACTTAGTTGAGGTGCATGCTTCTGTTGGATCCCTTAATAAGCTTGAGCATCTCTCATTTGCCCGTTGCACTAAGCTTACCAGTTTGCCAACAAGCCTCAAGTTTAGGTATCTTAAATGCCTCTGGGTTGAAGGTTGCTTAAGACTTCAAAATTTCCCTGAAATCGAGTTTGAAAGGGAATATTTAGGTTTTCTTAGTTTAGCAAACACCGATATAAAAGAATTGCCTTTATCTATTGGGCACCTCTCTAGGCTTTTAGAATTAGATCTAAGAAGCTGCAAAAATCTT GATGATTTTTACTCAATAGACCTTCCAAAGCTG ATGCACCATAGAGCAAGAAATGAAGAGGACAGATGCACCATAGAGCAGTTCAATCAGATGCACCCTCCCACTTTTGATGGTCGTGGCGACCCGACCTTGGCTGAGGATTGGATCCCGGACATTGAGGAG CTGACCGGTGAGGCTAAACGATGGTGGATATCGGAGAGAACCATCAgggaagctgatgggaggggAGTGGTTAGTTGGCCCCACTCCAAGCAGCTTTTCTTTGACCGTTTCTTTCCAAGATCAATTAGGGATGCTAGGGCCAAGGATTTTGCCGACTTAGTGCAGGGTACTATGATGGTGCACCAGTATGCGGCCAGATATGTTGAACTATCACGCTTTGCCTTATATCTAATAcccgatgaggagaagaagaccTGA